The Pungitius pungitius chromosome 10, fPunPun2.1, whole genome shotgun sequence genome has a window encoding:
- the pou1f1 gene encoding pituitary-specific positive transcription factor 1, producing MACQVFSADSFNPLAGDSPLPILMHHASTGDCLPTGSHAHSMVSAVSSGLSLGQPSKRSHMHLSSSTLGNALGNAPPGLHYPVAPCHYSNQQATYGMMAAQEMLSASISQTRILQTCGVPHPNMVGSANPLQGSLTPCLYKFPDHGLGSGSCALSHGFSSLPPALLSTDEAPGGQSLGELKSDGQRKTMRHPDDAPAMDSPQIRELEMFANDFKIRRIKLGYTQTNVGEALAAVHGSEFSQTTICRFENLQLSYKNACKLKAILAKWLDEAELAGALYNDKIGMNERKRKRRTTISLGAKEALEHSFVEKNKPSSQEIARIAKVLHLEKEVVRVWFCNRRQREKRVKTSLDLSSCLNKLGPHCIAQMSKAQRPMT from the exons ATGGCGTGCCAGGTCTTCAGCGCCGACTCCTTCAACCCACTTGCAGGAGATTCCCCTTTGCCGATCCTCATGCACCACGCCTCTACCGGCGACTGCCTGCCGACCGGCTCGCATGCTCACAGCATGGTGTCTGCAG TATCATCTGGGCTGTCCCTGGGTCAGCCGTCCAAACGCTCCCACATGCActtgtcctcctccaccctcggAAACGCTCTGGGCAATGCCCCCCCGGGCCTGCATTACCCGGTCGCCCCGTGTCACTACAGCAACCAGCAGGCCACCTATGGCATGATGGCAG ctcagGAGATGCTCTCTGCCAGTATCTCTCAGACTCGTATCCTGCAGACATGTGGCGTACCGCACCCCAACATGGTGGGCAGTGCAAATCCATTGCAAG gGTCTCTCACTCCTTGCTTGTACAAGTTTCCGGACCATGGTCTGGGTAGCGGTTCCTGTGCATTAAGCCACGGTTTCTCCTCACTGCCCCCGGCGCTCCTCTCCACTGAtgaggcccccgggggccagAGTCTTGGAGAGTTGAAAAGTGACGGTCAAAGGAAGACCATGCGGCACCCGGACGACGCCCCTGCCATGGACTCGCCGCAGATCCGGGAGCTGGAGATGTTTGCCAATGACTTCAAAATACGGAGGATCAAACTGG GGTACACACAGACTAATGTAGGCGAGGCTCTTGCTGCCGTGCACGGCTCAGAATTCAGCCAGACCACAATATGCCGCTTTGAAAATTTGCAGCTGAGCTATAAGAATGCTTGCAAGCTCAAGGCCATTCTGGCTAAATGGCTGGATGAAGCCGAGCTGGCCGGTG ccTTGTACAATGATAAAATAGGAATGAATGAGCgcaagaggaaaaggagaaCAACTATCAG CCTCGGCGCTAAGGAGGCTCTGGAGCACAGctttgtagaaaaaaataagCCATCCTCCCAGGAAATAGCCCGGATAGCCAAAGTCCTCCATCTGGAAAAGGAGGTCGTCAGAGTCTGGTTCTGCAACAGACGCCAAAGAGAGAAACGGGTCAAAACCAGTCTGGACCTCAGCTCCTGTTTGAACAAACTCGGCCCACACTGCATTGCACAGATGAGCAAAGCTCAGAGACCAATGACATAG